A genome region from Nocardia sp. NBC_01730 includes the following:
- a CDS encoding MerR family transcriptional regulator encodes MATVTGEWSIQDLAKAAGTTSRTLRHYGQLGLLPPSRVGANGYRYYDQGSLVRLQRILLLRELGLGLPVIAEVLAGEQDTAAALRTHLELLRQEQDRIRRRIESVHITLQKTERGEQLVAAEVFDGFDHTEYSDEVIERWGKDAYESGDRWWRSISDADKKTFQQTHLDIAADYGRAHAAGLAPDSGEVQAIAQRHHDWIGIGWQGRPVVKEAFVGLGEMYVADLRFAANYDVYGAGTAEFVRDAMKVYAERRL; translated from the coding sequence ATGGCCACGGTCACCGGAGAATGGTCCATTCAGGACTTGGCGAAGGCGGCCGGTACCACCAGTCGCACGCTGCGCCACTACGGGCAGCTCGGGCTGCTGCCGCCCAGCCGGGTCGGCGCCAACGGGTACCGCTACTACGACCAGGGCTCCCTCGTGCGGTTGCAACGCATCCTGTTGCTGCGGGAACTCGGCCTCGGCCTTCCGGTCATCGCCGAAGTTCTTGCCGGAGAACAGGACACCGCCGCCGCGCTGCGCACACACCTGGAACTGCTTCGGCAGGAACAAGATCGGATCCGGCGCCGGATCGAGTCGGTCCACATCACGCTGCAGAAGACGGAAAGAGGTGAACAACTCGTGGCAGCAGAAGTTTTCGACGGCTTCGATCACACCGAATACAGCGACGAGGTGATCGAACGCTGGGGCAAGGACGCCTACGAGAGCGGCGACCGCTGGTGGCGCTCGATCTCCGACGCGGACAAGAAGACGTTCCAGCAGACCCACCTGGACATCGCCGCCGACTACGGCCGGGCGCACGCCGCCGGGCTCGCGCCCGACAGCGGCGAGGTGCAGGCCATTGCCCAGCGCCATCACGACTGGATCGGGATCGGCTGGCAGGGTCGCCCTGTCGTCAAGGAGGCCTTCGTCGGTCTCGGTGAGATGTATGTCGCCGACCTGCGATTCGCGGCCAACTATGACGTGTATGGGGCGGGCACCGCGGAGTTCGTGCGAGACGCGATGAAGGTCTACGCCGAGCGTCGACTCTAG
- the glf gene encoding UDP-galactopyranose mutase, translated as MTVASSPGNSVNSTSQFDLIIVGSGFFGLTVAERAATVLGKRVLVIDRRHHIGGNAYSEPDPETGIEIHKYGAHLFHTSNKRVWDYVTQFTEFTGYQHRVVAMHKGQAYQFPMGLGLVSQFFGRYFSPEEARELIAEQASEIETKDAQNLEEKAISLIGRPLYEAFVRDYTAKQWQTDPKELPAGNITRLPVRYTFDNRYFNDIYEGLPREGYTKWLENMAASDLIEVRLNTDWFEVRDQLRAESPDAPVVYTGPLDRYFDYSEGELGWRTIDFETEVLPTGDFQGISVMNYNDADVPYTRIIEPRHFHPERDYPTDKTVIMREFSRFAQTGDEPYYPINTPEDRAKLLAYRDLAKNETATAKVVFGGRLGTYQYLDMHMAIGSALSTFDNVLRPHLEDGAPLVDDQEAR; from the coding sequence GTGACCGTCGCATCGTCCCCGGGTAACTCCGTCAATTCCACCTCACAGTTCGATCTGATCATCGTCGGCTCCGGATTCTTCGGGCTGACCGTTGCCGAACGCGCCGCCACCGTGCTGGGCAAACGGGTATTAGTGATCGACCGCCGCCATCACATCGGCGGTAACGCGTACTCCGAACCAGATCCGGAAACCGGGATCGAGATCCACAAGTACGGCGCACACCTGTTCCACACCTCGAACAAGCGCGTGTGGGATTACGTCACCCAGTTCACCGAGTTCACCGGGTATCAGCATCGCGTCGTCGCGATGCACAAGGGACAGGCCTACCAGTTCCCGATGGGGCTCGGTCTGGTCTCCCAGTTCTTCGGCCGCTACTTCTCACCGGAGGAGGCGCGCGAGCTGATCGCCGAGCAGGCCTCGGAGATCGAGACCAAGGACGCGCAGAACCTCGAGGAGAAGGCCATCTCGCTCATCGGCCGCCCGCTCTACGAGGCGTTCGTGCGCGATTACACCGCCAAGCAGTGGCAGACCGATCCGAAGGAACTGCCCGCGGGCAACATCACTCGCCTCCCGGTGCGCTACACCTTCGACAACCGCTACTTCAACGACATCTACGAGGGTCTGCCCCGCGAGGGTTACACGAAGTGGCTGGAGAACATGGCCGCCTCCGACCTGATCGAGGTGCGGCTGAATACCGACTGGTTCGAGGTGCGTGACCAGTTGCGGGCCGAGAGCCCGGACGCACCGGTTGTCTACACCGGCCCGCTGGACCGCTACTTCGACTACAGCGAGGGCGAGCTGGGCTGGCGCACCATCGATTTCGAGACCGAGGTGCTGCCGACCGGCGATTTCCAGGGGATCTCGGTGATGAACTACAACGACGCGGACGTGCCCTACACCCGCATCATCGAGCCGCGCCACTTCCACCCCGAGCGCGACTACCCGACCGACAAGACCGTGATCATGCGGGAGTTTTCGCGGTTCGCGCAGACCGGTGACGAACCGTATTACCCGATCAACACCCCTGAGGACCGGGCCAAGCTGCTGGCCTACCGCGACCTGGCCAAGAACGAGACCGCGACGGCGAAGGTCGTGTTCGGCGGTCGCCTCGGCACATACCAGTACCTGGATATGCACATGGCGATCGGTAGCGCACTGAGCACGTTCGACAATGTGCTGCGGCCGCACCTGGAAGACGGGGCGCCGCTCGTGGACGACCAGGAGGCCAGATGA
- a CDS encoding glycosyltransferase: protein MTSQSILEDMTIETRATSLLQRIILPRPGEPLDVRTLYVEESATNARRAHATTRTSLSVGAESEVSFCTYFNALPASYWRRWSILESVVLRLELAGHGRVDVYRSKADGSRIHVQGKEFAVAAGTDSVVVEFEADLRPFEDGGWIWFDITTDTAVTLLSGGWYAPVEAPGEGSVAVGMPTFNRPTDAVKTLAALGSDPLVLEKIKAVIIPDQGTEKVVDEPGFAESSAALGDRLAIYNQPNLGGSGGYSRVMYEALKTTDAEYIVYMDDDIEIEPDSILRALAFARFAKSPVLVGGQMLNLQERSHLHVMGEVVDRGIFMWTAAPNVEYDHDFSKYPLKDRDNSKLLHRRIDVDFNGWWTCVIPRRVAEELGQPLPLFLKWDDAEYGLRARAAGYPTVTLPGAAVWHMAWSDKDDAIDWQAYFHLRNRLVVASLHLPGSGRAMVVNTIKATLKHLLCLEYSTVAIQNLAIRDFLAGPERLFQLLPSALGAVHELRKQYPDAVILPSSTELPLASHIGVSAVGEPANPIAKVVRLAKGVVHNFRSAHTEHHETPQLNVPTLDARWFLLSQVDGVTVTTADGRGVVYRKRDPRQALGLFKEAMRLRKELAARFPEMQQRYRAAHPQLTSTAAWEKVFGIGDDTKGGQR, encoded by the coding sequence ATGACCTCCCAATCCATCTTGGAAGACATGACCATCGAAACCCGTGCGACTTCGCTGCTGCAGCGCATCATCCTGCCCCGGCCGGGTGAGCCGCTCGACGTGCGGACCCTCTACGTCGAGGAGTCGGCGACCAACGCCCGCCGTGCGCATGCCACCACCCGCACGTCGCTGTCGGTCGGTGCGGAATCCGAGGTCTCGTTCTGCACCTACTTCAACGCGCTGCCCGCGAGCTACTGGCGGCGCTGGAGCATCCTCGAGTCGGTCGTGCTCCGGCTGGAACTGGCCGGACACGGGCGCGTGGATGTGTACCGCTCGAAGGCCGACGGCTCGCGAATCCACGTGCAGGGCAAGGAGTTCGCGGTCGCGGCGGGTACCGACTCGGTTGTCGTCGAGTTCGAGGCCGACCTCCGCCCATTCGAGGACGGCGGCTGGATCTGGTTCGACATCACCACCGATACGGCGGTCACGCTGCTGTCCGGCGGCTGGTACGCGCCGGTCGAGGCGCCGGGCGAAGGCAGCGTCGCGGTCGGCATGCCCACCTTCAACCGGCCCACCGACGCGGTGAAAACCCTTGCCGCCCTCGGCTCGGACCCGCTGGTGCTGGAGAAGATCAAGGCCGTGATCATTCCGGACCAGGGCACCGAAAAGGTGGTCGACGAGCCCGGCTTCGCGGAATCGTCCGCGGCGCTCGGAGATCGGCTGGCCATCTACAACCAGCCCAACCTCGGCGGTTCCGGCGGCTACAGCCGGGTCATGTACGAGGCGCTGAAAACCACCGACGCCGAGTACATCGTCTACATGGACGACGACATCGAGATCGAGCCGGACTCGATCCTGCGCGCACTGGCCTTCGCCCGGTTCGCGAAGTCGCCGGTTCTGGTCGGCGGCCAGATGCTCAACCTGCAGGAGCGTTCGCACCTGCACGTCATGGGCGAGGTCGTCGACCGCGGCATCTTCATGTGGACCGCCGCGCCGAACGTCGAGTACGACCACGACTTCTCGAAGTACCCGCTCAAGGACCGGGACAACTCCAAGCTGCTGCACCGGCGTATCGACGTCGACTTCAACGGCTGGTGGACCTGCGTCATCCCACGCCGGGTCGCCGAGGAACTCGGCCAGCCTCTTCCGCTGTTCCTGAAATGGGACGACGCCGAGTACGGCCTGCGCGCCCGCGCCGCCGGGTACCCGACCGTCACCCTGCCCGGCGCCGCCGTCTGGCACATGGCCTGGAGCGACAAGGACGACGCCATCGACTGGCAGGCGTACTTCCACCTGCGTAACCGGTTGGTGGTAGCCTCGCTGCACCTGCCAGGTAGCGGTCGCGCGATGGTCGTCAACACGATCAAGGCGACCCTGAAACACCTACTGTGCCTGGAGTATTCGACGGTCGCGATCCAGAACCTGGCCATCCGCGACTTCCTCGCGGGCCCCGAACGGCTGTTCCAGCTGCTGCCGAGCGCGCTCGGCGCGGTGCACGAACTGCGCAAGCAATACCCGGATGCGGTGATCCTGCCTTCGTCCACCGAATTGCCGCTGGCCAGTCACATCGGCGTCAGCGCGGTCGGCGAGCCGGCCAACCCGATCGCCAAGGTGGTCCGGCTGGCCAAGGGCGTAGTGCACAACTTCCGCTCGGCCCACACTGAACATCACGAGACCCCGCAGCTGAACGTGCCGACGCTGGACGCACGCTGGTTCCTGCTCTCGCAGGTCGACGGCGTCACTGTCACCACAGCGGATGGTCGAGGCGTGGTCTATCGCAAACGTGATCCGCGCCAAGCGCTCGGTCTGTTCAAGGAGGCGATGCGCCTGCGCAAAGAGCTGGCCGCTCGCTTCCCGGAGATGCAGCAGCGCTACCGTGCCGCACATCCGCAGCTGACCAGCACGGCGGCCTGGGAGAAGGTCTTCGGCATCGGCGACGACACGAAGGGTGGACAGCGGTGA
- a CDS encoding phosphatase PAP2 family protein, which yields MNAVQAALGSKPTVVSAARGMSHFGEHALGWVGIAAAGWLVDKPRRRQWAGVAVGAVGAHAASIVIKRIVRRPRPNDPSVQVNVGTPSKLSFPSSHATSTTAAAVLLGRLTGLPLPAVLVPPMLLSRVVLGVHYPSDVLAGSALGAASAAALLAAEKRLDSDRTRKSFG from the coding sequence ATCAACGCCGTGCAGGCCGCGCTCGGCAGCAAACCCACCGTGGTCTCCGCGGCGCGCGGCATGTCGCACTTCGGCGAGCACGCGCTCGGCTGGGTCGGCATCGCCGCCGCGGGCTGGCTGGTGGACAAACCACGGCGTAGGCAGTGGGCCGGGGTCGCGGTCGGCGCGGTCGGCGCGCACGCGGCCTCGATCGTCATCAAGCGCATCGTCCGGCGGCCTCGCCCGAACGATCCATCGGTGCAGGTCAACGTGGGTACCCCGAGCAAACTTAGCTTCCCGTCCTCGCACGCGACCTCGACCACGGCGGCGGCCGTGTTGCTCGGCCGATTGACCGGGCTACCCTTGCCTGCGGTGCTCGTCCCCCCGATGCTGCTATCCCGGGTGGTTCTCGGGGTGCACTATCCCTCCGACGTGCTCGCCGGTTCCGCGCTCGGTGCCGCGTCCGCCGCTGCCCTGCTTGCCGCCGAAAAGAGACTTGATAGTGACCGCACAAGAAAGAGCTTTGGTTGA
- a CDS encoding decaprenyl-phosphate phosphoribosyltransferase: MSEEPTGADLAEAAVKGPPKTLAGGLFKAVRPRQWVKNVLVLAAPLAAGTASDVDVLAHVGIAFVVFCMAASGIYLVNDSLDVEADRAHPTKRFRPIAAGIVPVNLAYLLSAVLLAGAIAGSFLASWHLAVVMTIYIGIQLAYCFGLKHQAVLDICIVSSGFLLRAVAGGAAASIPLSQWFLLIMAFGSLFMAAGKRYAELQIALGTGAKIRKSLEYYTPTYLRFIWTLAATAVVVFYGLWAFEQDGKNHTEWFAISMIPFTIAILRYAVDVDGGEAGEPEEIALGDRILQFLAIAWIGAVGVAVYLT; this comes from the coding sequence ATGAGTGAAGAGCCGACCGGCGCCGACCTAGCCGAGGCCGCCGTCAAGGGTCCGCCCAAGACGCTGGCCGGCGGTCTGTTCAAGGCTGTCCGGCCGCGGCAGTGGGTGAAGAACGTCCTGGTGCTCGCAGCGCCGCTGGCCGCGGGCACGGCCAGCGACGTGGACGTGCTCGCCCATGTCGGCATCGCCTTCGTGGTGTTCTGCATGGCGGCGTCGGGCATCTACCTGGTCAACGACTCGCTCGACGTGGAAGCCGACCGGGCGCACCCGACCAAGCGGTTCCGGCCGATCGCTGCCGGCATCGTCCCGGTGAACCTGGCCTACTTGCTCTCGGCGGTGCTGCTGGCCGGGGCGATCGCGGGGTCGTTCCTGGCTTCATGGCATCTGGCCGTGGTGATGACCATTTACATCGGAATCCAGTTGGCCTACTGCTTCGGCCTCAAGCACCAAGCCGTGCTGGACATCTGCATTGTGTCCTCAGGTTTCCTGCTGCGCGCGGTGGCCGGCGGCGCGGCGGCGAGCATCCCGCTCTCGCAGTGGTTCCTGCTGATCATGGCTTTCGGTTCGCTCTTCATGGCGGCGGGCAAGCGCTACGCCGAACTGCAGATCGCGCTGGGCACCGGCGCGAAGATCCGCAAGTCGCTCGAGTACTACACCCCGACATACCTGCGCTTCATCTGGACCCTGGCCGCGACGGCGGTGGTGGTGTTCTACGGGCTGTGGGCGTTCGAGCAGGACGGCAAGAATCACACCGAATGGTTCGCGATCTCGATGATTCCGTTTACCATCGCAATCCTGCGTTACGCGGTCGACGTCGATGGTGGCGAGGCCGGTGAGCCCGAAGAGATCGCGCTGGGGGACCGTATCCTCCAGTTCCTCGCAATTGCCTGGATCGGAGCGGTAGGTGTCGCTGTCTATCTCACCTGA
- the zomB gene encoding flagellar motor control protein ZomB, protein MLVAERTEYAGERPADELMPSALRFARLSKATFVGGIALTVVLFAVGGWQRRWIADDGLIVLRTVRNLLAGNGPVFNKGERVETNTSTAWTYLVWFFSWLTQARLEYVVLGVALTVSLAAVAFAMFGSSRLWGGTGSGLLLPAGVLVYIALPPARDYVTSGLESGLVICWIGLLWWQLMRWSQAKSVRLPGLLGLVFLAGLAPLIRPEMTLVGALALLMIFLAPMPESRIRPIVLRVVIVAVAGLVPLGYQIWRMGYYGLPYPNTAVAKDAGGAKWSQGFTYLWNLVGPYFLWVPLLVLLIGGVVAARARSQRIGAPSEHAADEERGWSVQRVRERLRSPGAVVTLVLFSGFILTVYALRVGGDFMHGRMLLPQLFLLLLPVAVIPIRLPEGGLRGATAADWSFAVILFALVGTAGWALFAAGTTAIKTGTKITSTGIVDERVYYVLNTGHDHPILAEDYLDYPRIRAMVDDIAATPNGGLLLNSPSFMFWYVAPPPQPIPVGGVGHSVYFLNLGMTSMNVPLNVQVIDPMGLAYPLAAHTDRLTDGRIGHDKSLYPDWVVVDTGMVDRKPWMPWYLDEKWVTQARTAMGCPGTQALMISYRDPLTFERFQHNLRNSLRFAKYRMDRVPKYDIQRCGLVDPFPQPVVPR, encoded by the coding sequence ATGCTGGTAGCGGAGCGAACGGAATACGCGGGGGAGCGGCCGGCTGATGAGCTCATGCCCTCCGCATTGCGGTTCGCACGTCTATCCAAAGCCACGTTCGTCGGTGGGATCGCGCTCACCGTTGTCCTTTTCGCGGTCGGTGGCTGGCAGCGGCGCTGGATCGCCGATGACGGCCTCATCGTGTTGCGGACTGTTCGCAATCTGCTTGCGGGCAACGGCCCAGTCTTCAACAAGGGCGAGCGCGTCGAAACCAACACCAGTACCGCATGGACCTACCTCGTCTGGTTCTTCAGCTGGCTGACCCAGGCGCGACTCGAGTACGTGGTGCTCGGCGTCGCGCTGACGGTGTCGCTGGCCGCGGTGGCGTTCGCCATGTTCGGCTCGTCCCGGTTGTGGGGCGGGACCGGGTCGGGTCTGCTGCTGCCCGCGGGGGTGCTCGTCTACATCGCGCTACCCCCGGCCAGGGACTACGTCACCTCCGGCCTGGAGAGCGGCCTGGTGATCTGCTGGATCGGCTTGCTCTGGTGGCAGCTGATGCGGTGGAGCCAGGCGAAATCGGTTCGGCTGCCCGGTTTGCTCGGCTTGGTCTTCCTCGCCGGGCTCGCGCCGCTGATCCGTCCCGAGATGACGCTCGTCGGCGCACTGGCACTGCTGATGATCTTCCTTGCACCCATGCCGGAGAGCAGGATTCGCCCGATCGTGCTGCGCGTGGTGATCGTCGCGGTGGCCGGGCTGGTTCCGCTGGGCTACCAGATCTGGCGAATGGGCTACTACGGCCTGCCCTATCCGAACACCGCGGTCGCGAAGGACGCGGGCGGCGCTAAGTGGAGTCAGGGCTTCACCTATCTCTGGAATCTGGTCGGTCCCTACTTCCTGTGGGTACCGCTGCTGGTGCTGCTGATCGGCGGGGTGGTCGCGGCGCGCGCCCGTTCCCAGCGAATTGGGGCGCCGTCCGAGCACGCCGCGGACGAAGAGCGCGGTTGGTCGGTGCAGCGGGTTCGGGAACGACTGCGCTCGCCGGGCGCAGTGGTCACGCTTGTGCTGTTCAGCGGATTCATCTTGACCGTCTACGCGCTGCGCGTCGGCGGCGACTTCATGCACGGCCGCATGCTGCTTCCGCAGCTGTTCCTCCTGCTGCTTCCGGTCGCGGTGATCCCGATCCGGCTGCCGGAAGGCGGCTTGCGCGGGGCGACGGCCGCTGACTGGTCCTTCGCGGTGATCCTGTTCGCGCTCGTCGGCACCGCGGGCTGGGCGCTGTTCGCCGCCGGCACCACCGCGATCAAGACCGGCACCAAGATCACCTCGACCGGCATCGTCGACGAGCGCGTCTACTACGTCCTCAACACCGGTCACGACCATCCGATCCTGGCGGAGGATTACCTGGATTACCCGCGCATCCGCGCGATGGTCGACGACATCGCGGCCACCCCGAACGGCGGGCTGTTGCTCAATTCGCCTTCCTTCATGTTCTGGTATGTCGCTCCACCGCCGCAGCCCATCCCCGTCGGCGGCGTCGGCCACTCGGTTTACTTCTTGAATCTCGGGATGACCAGCATGAACGTTCCGCTGAACGTCCAGGTGATCGATCCGATGGGCCTGGCCTACCCGCTGGCCGCGCACACCGACCGGCTCACCGACGGCCGGATCGGGCACGACAAGAGCCTGTACCCGGACTGGGTCGTCGTGGACACCGGCATGGTGGACAGGAAACCGTGGATGCCCTGGTACCTGGACGAGAAGTGGGTGACCCAGGCGCGCACCGCGATGGGCTGCCCGGGCACCCAGGCGCTGATGATCTCCTACCGCGACCCGCTCACGTTCGAGCGCTTCCAGCACAATCTGCGCAATTCGCTGCGATTCGCCAAGTACCGGATGGATCGGGTGCCGAAGTACGACATTCAGCGCTGCGGGCTGGTCGATCCGTTTCCCCAGCCGGTCGTGCCACGCTGA
- a CDS encoding alpha/beta hydrolase has product MRGVIRRLNTRKAGARLKRSMLVSLAVLLPLGVSVAGPAAPASAALNPDGFDFWVDSEMGPIKSRVFRAADGNTGRVVYALDGMRARNDLSGWEIDTEVARELTKWNINVVMPVGGPSSFYADWNAPSDFFGLGSAGSSSTGSANSGSGLLTGSVGGPGKSSTYKWETFLTTNLRSALRDRLGFNPNGNGVFGLSMGGSAALTLAAYHPQQFRYAGSYSGYLNISAPGMREALRVAMLDAGGYNIDAMAPPWGPQWLRMDPFVFAPQLKANNTRLWVSAGSGLPSGADGLSFNTVNAMGLEALALANTRAFQVRMLTLGAGNITYDFPAVGVHNWNYWADEVYRMIPDLSANIG; this is encoded by the coding sequence ATGCGAGGCGTGATCAGACGTCTGAATACTCGAAAAGCAGGGGCCCGGCTCAAGCGTTCGATGCTGGTGTCGCTGGCTGTTCTGCTACCGCTCGGGGTGTCGGTGGCAGGCCCTGCCGCTCCGGCGTCCGCCGCTCTCAATCCGGACGGCTTCGACTTCTGGGTCGATTCCGAGATGGGGCCGATCAAGTCGCGCGTCTTCCGCGCGGCCGACGGTAACACCGGGCGCGTCGTGTACGCGCTGGACGGCATGCGTGCGCGCAACGACCTCAGCGGCTGGGAGATCGACACCGAGGTCGCGCGCGAGCTGACCAAATGGAATATCAACGTCGTCATGCCGGTCGGCGGCCCGTCCAGCTTCTACGCCGACTGGAACGCTCCGAGCGACTTCTTCGGTCTCGGCAGCGCGGGCTCCTCGTCGACCGGTTCGGCGAACTCCGGCTCCGGTCTGCTGACCGGTTCCGTGGGCGGCCCGGGCAAGTCCAGCACCTACAAGTGGGAGACGTTCCTCACCACCAACCTGCGCTCGGCGCTGCGCGACCGGCTCGGGTTCAACCCGAACGGCAACGGTGTATTCGGCCTGTCCATGGGCGGCAGCGCCGCGCTGACGCTGGCCGCCTACCACCCTCAACAGTTCCGTTATGCCGGTTCGTACTCCGGCTACCTGAACATCTCCGCGCCGGGCATGCGCGAGGCGCTCCGCGTGGCGATGCTGGACGCGGGTGGCTACAACATCGACGCCATGGCGCCACCGTGGGGTCCGCAGTGGCTGCGGATGGACCCGTTCGTGTTCGCGCCGCAGCTGAAGGCCAACAACACCCGGCTGTGGGTCTCCGCGGGTAGCGGTCTGCCGAGCGGGGCGGACGGCCTGAGCTTCAATACCGTCAACGCGATGGGTCTGGAAGCGCTGGCGCTGGCCAACACCCGTGCGTTCCAGGTCCGCATGCTGACGCTGGGTGCGGGCAACATCACCTACGACTTCCCAGCCGTCGGAGTGCACAACTGGAACTACTGGGCCGACGAGGTGTATCGGATGATCCCGGATCTGTCGGCCAATATCGGCTGA
- a CDS encoding alpha/beta hydrolase — protein sequence MHSARGRRGLDRSTGSWLRRSAIGIAAAMLLPFGATVMGTGATASAAFNPAAFDFWVDSGMGPIKSRVLRAADGNTNRVVYVLDGLRAPENLNGWEIETNIPEVLAGQNINVVMPVGGMSSFYADWNAPSEFFGVPAGSGSSTGSGGLDGFAGGPGKSYRYQWETFLTNNLRWALRDRLGFNPNRNGAFGLSMGGSAALTLAAYHPDQFSFAGSFSGYLNNSAPGMREAIRMAMMDAGGYNVDSMAPPWSPQWLHMDPFVFAPNLVRNGTRLWIAAASGLPGATDQPSFNTLNGMELEALALANTRAFQVRMGTLGGGNVVYSFPSYGVHAWNNWSEEALRMLPDLSANIG from the coding sequence ATGCACAGTGCGCGCGGGAGACGCGGGCTCGATAGGTCAACAGGTTCATGGCTGCGGCGATCGGCTATCGGTATCGCGGCGGCGATGCTGCTGCCGTTCGGCGCGACCGTCATGGGCACCGGCGCCACCGCATCGGCGGCGTTCAACCCGGCGGCCTTCGACTTCTGGGTCGATTCCGGCATGGGCCCGATCAAGTCCCGGGTCCTGCGTGCCGCGGATGGCAACACCAACCGCGTCGTCTATGTGCTGGATGGCTTGCGGGCACCGGAGAACCTGAACGGCTGGGAGATCGAGACCAACATCCCCGAGGTGCTGGCCGGCCAGAACATCAACGTGGTCATGCCAGTCGGTGGAATGTCGAGTTTCTACGCCGACTGGAACGCGCCGAGCGAGTTCTTCGGCGTCCCGGCAGGCAGTGGCTCGAGCACCGGCTCCGGCGGGCTCGACGGGTTCGCCGGCGGGCCTGGCAAGAGCTACCGGTACCAGTGGGAAACGTTCCTGACCAACAATCTGCGCTGGGCCCTGCGCGACCGGCTCGGGTTCAATCCGAACCGCAACGGCGCCTTCGGCTTGTCCATGGGCGGCAGCGCCGCGCTGACGCTGGCCGCCTACCATCCGGACCAGTTCAGCTTCGCCGGTTCGTTCTCCGGCTACCTGAACAACTCCGCGCCGGGCATGCGTGAGGCCATTCGCATGGCCATGATGGACGCGGGCGGCTATAACGTCGACTCGATGGCGCCGCCCTGGAGTCCGCAGTGGTTGCACATGGACCCGTTCGTCTTCGCGCCCAACCTGGTCCGCAACGGCACGCGCCTGTGGATCGCCGCGGCGAGCGGTCTGCCAGGTGCCACCGACCAGCCGAGCTTCAATACCCTCAACGGCATGGAGTTGGAGGCGCTGGCGCTGGCGAACACCCGCGCGTTCCAGGTTCGAATGGGGACGCTGGGTGGCGGCAACGTTGTCTACTCCTTCCCGTCCTACGGCGTCCACGCCTGGAACAATTGGTCCGAAGAGGCCCTCAGGATGCTCCCGGATCTATCCGCCAACATCGGCTGA
- a CDS encoding alpha/beta hydrolase, whose protein sequence is MRFGRAAAPKRTKSGRRRAPRGWRNRILAVGAAVVALPIAAGMVIPTVATAAPSAHAPVLRSPAGGYEDLMVPSSMGPIKVQVQWASRGGNAALYLLDGLRARDDRNAWSFETNAMQQFGNDNITLVMPVGGQSSFYTDWYAPSNLNGQKTTYKWETFLTKELPTFLEGYGVSRTNNAVAGLSMGGSGALALAAYHRDQFKFAASYSGYLNISAPGMREAIRIAMLDAGRFNVDSMAAPWSPAWLRMDPFVFAPQLRGLPMYISAASGLPGPYDQPNSAVGVFNTSTAMGLEALSLVNTRAFQARLNSLGIPARFDFPAAGTHTWKYWESQLFASRNMILDATGGW, encoded by the coding sequence ATGCGTTTCGGCAGGGCGGCCGCGCCGAAGAGAACCAAATCGGGACGGCGACGCGCACCTCGTGGTTGGCGTAATCGAATTCTGGCTGTTGGTGCCGCTGTAGTGGCGCTACCGATCGCCGCAGGGATGGTGATCCCGACTGTTGCCACCGCGGCGCCGTCGGCACACGCGCCGGTGCTGCGGTCTCCCGCGGGCGGCTACGAGGACCTGATGGTCCCCTCCAGCATGGGTCCGATCAAGGTCCAGGTGCAGTGGGCTTCGCGTGGCGGCAACGCGGCGCTCTACTTGCTCGACGGTCTGCGGGCGCGCGACGACCGCAACGCCTGGTCGTTCGAGACCAACGCGATGCAGCAGTTCGGCAACGACAACATCACCCTGGTGATGCCGGTCGGCGGCCAGTCCAGCTTCTACACCGACTGGTACGCGCCGTCGAACCTGAACGGCCAGAAGACCACGTACAAGTGGGAGACCTTCCTCACCAAGGAGCTCCCGACCTTCCTGGAGGGCTACGGCGTCTCGCGCACCAACAACGCGGTCGCCGGTCTGTCCATGGGCGGTAGCGGGGCGCTGGCCCTCGCGGCCTACCACCGCGACCAGTTCAAGTTCGCCGCCTCCTACTCCGGCTACCTGAACATCTCCGCGCCGGGCATGCGCGAGGCGATCCGCATCGCGATGCTGGACGCGGGCCGCTTCAACGTCGACTCGATGGCTGCGCCGTGGAGCCCGGCGTGGCTGCGGATGGACCCGTTCGTGTTCGCGCCGCAGCTGCGGGGCCTGCCGATGTACATCTCGGCGGCCAGCGGCCTGCCGGGTCCGTATGATCAGCCGAACTCGGCGGTCGGCGTGTTCAACACCAGCACCGCGATGGGGCTGGAAGCCCTCTCACTGGTGAACACCCGCGCGTTCCAGGCCCGTCTGAACTCGCTGGGCATCCCGGCCCGGTTCGACTTCCCGGCCGCGGGCACCCACACCTGGAAGTACTGGGAGAGTCAGCTGTTCGCCTCGCGCAACATGATCCTGGACGCCACCGGCGGCTGGTGA